One genomic region from Tachysurus vachellii isolate PV-2020 chromosome 22, HZAU_Pvac_v1, whole genome shotgun sequence encodes:
- the snrpe gene encoding small nuclear ribonucleoprotein E, producing MAYRGQGQKVQKVMVQPINLIFRYLQNRSRIQVWLYEQINMRIEGCIIGFDEYMNLVLDDAEEVHMKTKNRKPLGRIMLKGDNITLLQSVSN from the exons ATGGCGTACAGAGGACAAGGACAAAAAGTTCAGAAGGTTATGGTGCAACCCATT AACCTTATTTTCAGGTATCTACAGAAT AGATCCCGTATCCAGGTTTGGCTGTACGAGCAGATCAACATGCGGATAGAAGGCTGCATTATC gGTTTTGATGAGTACATGAACTTGGTTCTGGATGATGCAGAGGAAGTGCACATGAAGACCAAGAACAGGAAACCTTTAG GGAGGATCATGCTGAAAGGAGACAACATCACGCTGCTACAGAGCGTCTCAAATTAA